The proteins below are encoded in one region of Clostridium pasteurianum DSM 525 = ATCC 6013:
- the cobU gene encoding bifunctional adenosylcobinamide kinase/adenosylcobinamide-phosphate guanylyltransferase has translation MGKIVLVTGGARSGKSGFAESLFSGTKEVVYIATAKIYDEEMKQRVELHRKSRPSEWITYEGNYNIKNAVVDKKNYILDCITVFTSNIMFDITKDCEIISPEKQREVENTIMTEIKSLIDKIKAIDGNIVMVTNEVGYSIVPENHLARVYRDIIGRINQKIAKLSTEVYLVTCGIPRRIK, from the coding sequence ATGGGAAAGATAGTATTAGTAACAGGGGGAGCAAGAAGTGGAAAAAGTGGCTTTGCTGAATCTTTGTTTAGTGGAACCAAGGAAGTTGTCTATATAGCTACGGCAAAAATATATGATGAAGAAATGAAACAAAGAGTTGAATTACATAGAAAGTCAAGACCTAGTGAATGGATTACTTATGAAGGTAATTATAATATAAAAAATGCGGTGGTGGACAAAAAAAATTATATTCTAGATTGTATCACAGTTTTTACTTCTAATATTATGTTTGATATTACTAAAGATTGCGAAATTATTTCACCTGAGAAACAAAGAGAAGTGGAAAACACGATTATGACAGAAATAAAATCTTTAATAGATAAAATTAAAGCTATAGATGGAAATATTGTTATGGTTACAAATGAAGTGGGATATTCTATAGTTCCGGAAAATCATTTGGCTAGGGTTTATAGAGATATAATTGGAAGGATAAATCAAAAAATTGCTAAACTTTCTACAGAAGTCTATCTTGTAACCTGCGGCATACCAAGGAGGATAAAATAA
- a CDS encoding MDR family MFS transporter codes for MNGEKNGVVLALMLAMFLGAVEGTVVTTAMPSIVKELNGFSHMNYVFSLYLLTSAISTPIYGKLSDIYGRKITLCTGIIIFLLGSILCGFSHNMYELIAFRAVQGIGAGAIFTISYTIVGDIFNVSERAKVQGFLSTVWGISSIGGPFLGGFLIQYISWHWIFFINIPFGIVSIILLKKYLKENFKKNIVNIDILGLIILSLSIIIFLYGIISIEKNSNFYSIFLIALSIGFLIIFYYIEKRAKDPIMPFEIFTRHNIIANIVSLLVSAILIALDVYMPLYIQSILGYSAAISGLAMAPISIAWLISSIILSKSISKYGESLLAFVSSIILLLSCIFLATLYLKTSLILMILYGFIMGFGFGGLFTTLTMIVQESVEYNKRGAATASNSLLRTIGQTIGISAFGIIFNLNVSKYFYKLGITNIDTNNLYSTGKVNLYQIKGALNYGIHIVFLILIIISIISVFLSYRLLINSKDA; via the coding sequence ATGAATGGAGAAAAGAATGGTGTAGTTTTAGCACTAATGTTAGCCATGTTTTTAGGGGCTGTTGAAGGAACTGTAGTAACTACTGCTATGCCTTCTATTGTGAAAGAATTAAATGGATTTAGTCATATGAATTATGTTTTTTCCTTATATTTATTAACCTCAGCAATTTCTACTCCTATATATGGAAAATTATCTGATATATATGGAAGAAAAATAACTTTGTGTACAGGTATTATAATATTTTTATTGGGAAGTATTCTATGTGGATTTTCACACAATATGTATGAACTTATAGCTTTTAGAGCTGTACAGGGAATAGGAGCTGGGGCTATATTTACCATAAGTTACACTATAGTTGGTGATATATTTAATGTTTCTGAACGAGCAAAAGTACAAGGATTTCTCAGTACTGTCTGGGGAATATCAAGTATAGGAGGGCCATTTCTAGGAGGATTTTTGATTCAATATATATCCTGGCACTGGATTTTTTTTATAAATATTCCTTTTGGTATAGTATCTATAATACTTTTAAAGAAATACTTAAAAGAAAATTTTAAAAAAAATATTGTCAATATAGATATTTTAGGTTTAATAATTTTAAGTTTATCCATTATAATATTTTTATATGGAATAATTTCTATTGAAAAGAATAGTAATTTTTATTCGATATTTTTAATAGCTTTATCAATTGGCTTTTTAATTATATTTTATTATATAGAAAAAAGAGCAAAAGATCCTATTATGCCTTTTGAAATTTTTACGAGGCATAACATAATAGCTAATATTGTAAGTTTACTAGTTTCAGCAATTTTAATAGCTTTAGATGTATATATGCCTTTATACATACAAAGTATCTTAGGATATAGTGCAGCAATTTCAGGATTAGCTATGGCACCAATATCTATAGCTTGGCTTATATCATCAATTATATTATCTAAATCTATATCTAAGTATGGTGAGTCTTTGTTAGCTTTTGTATCATCTATAATATTACTTCTTAGCTGTATATTCTTAGCTACTTTATATCTAAAAACTTCTTTGATTTTAATGATATTATATGGATTTATTATGGGATTTGGTTTTGGTGGATTATTTACAACTCTTACTATGATAGTTCAAGAATCGGTAGAGTATAATAAAAGAGGAGCTGCTACTGCATCAAATTCATTACTTCGTACTATAGGTCAGACTATAGGGATAAGTGCTTTTGGAATTATATTTAATTTAAATGTTTCAAAATATTTTTATAAATTAGGAATAACAAATATAGATACCAATAATTTATACAGTACTGGAAAAGTAAATCTTTATCAAATAAAAGGAGCATTGAATTATGGTATACATATAGTGTTTTTAATATTAATAATAATTTCTATTATTTCAGTGTTTCTATCTTATAGACTTTTAATAAATAGTAAGGATGCTTAA
- the cobS gene encoding adenosylcobinamide-GDP ribazoletransferase gives MLKAFILGLQFLTRLPVNIQVDFQKKILAKTPAFFSIIGMIIGGIAAIVYYLLSFFNKDFAAAGAVLSLIIVTGGLHMDGLSDTCDGFFSSRSRERVLEIMKDSRAGSFGVISIVFDILFKYVLLKSMTIEAAIPALILSCAIGRTMIAMLLSFGKSARPGGMGEIFMSKNSKLYFAVTLLILIIIGVIISKYAFLIALFAAIIFSLMFMKYSYKIIGGVTGDVYGANCELSEIVALTVFLVLMR, from the coding sequence ATGCTTAAAGCATTTATACTGGGACTTCAATTTCTAACTAGACTGCCAGTAAATATACAGGTGGATTTTCAGAAGAAAATTCTTGCAAAAACTCCTGCTTTTTTTTCTATAATAGGAATGATAATAGGTGGAATAGCAGCTATAGTATATTATTTATTGAGTTTTTTTAATAAGGATTTTGCAGCTGCTGGGGCAGTTTTAAGTCTTATAATAGTTACTGGAGGACTTCATATGGATGGACTTTCTGATACCTGCGATGGATTCTTCTCTTCAAGGAGTAGAGAGAGAGTACTTGAAATTATGAAGGACAGCAGAGCTGGAAGCTTTGGAGTTATTTCCATAGTATTTGATATATTGTTTAAATATGTTTTGTTAAAAAGCATGACTATAGAAGCAGCAATACCAGCACTTATTTTATCCTGTGCTATAGGGAGAACTATGATTGCAATGCTTCTTTCCTTTGGAAAGTCTGCAAGACCAGGTGGTATGGGAGAGATATTTATGAGTAAAAACTCAAAATTATATTTTGCTGTAACGCTTTTAATATTGATTATTATTGGAGTGATTATTAGTAAATATGCTTTTTTGATAGCATTATTTGCAGCAATTATTTTTTCACTGATGTTTATGAAGTATTCCTATAAAATAATAGGAGGAGTTACAGGAGATGTGTATGGGGCTAATTGCGAACTAAGTGAGATAGTTGCTCTTACAGTATTTCTTGTATTAATGAGATGA
- a CDS encoding ACT domain-containing protein, whose protein sequence is MKSFITVIGEDKIGIIQGITSILAENKINIMDINQTLLQNYFTMIMFVDLSKMEIDAKRLKEKLDEEAEKLGVTIKLQREEIFRSMHEV, encoded by the coding sequence ATGAAATCATTTATCACAGTAATCGGAGAAGATAAAATAGGTATTATTCAAGGCATAACTTCAATACTAGCAGAAAATAAAATAAATATTATGGATATAAATCAAACTCTTTTGCAAAACTATTTTACAATGATAATGTTTGTGGATTTATCTAAGATGGAAATAGATGCTAAAAGGCTAAAAGAAAAGCTTGATGAAGAAGCTGAAAAACTTGGAGTTACAATTAAACTTCAACGTGAGGAAATATTTAGATCAATGCACGAAGTATAA
- the cobT gene encoding nicotinate-nucleotide--dimethylbenzimidazole phosphoribosyltransferase, whose amino-acid sequence MDLFNGTLENIEPLYDDKIVLAKKRLDSLAKPIGSLGELEEISWRMAGITGKINNNIKKKNTIIMCADNGVIEEGVSSCPKNLTAVVTENFTKGLSGVCVLSSQAKADITIVDIGVDYDFNNKHVINKKIAYGTKNMKKGPAMTKEEAIKAIEVGIEIVDDLVKKGYNLFGTGEMGIGNTSTSTAVLSVLLDMDPDYLCGKGSGITDKMLENKKNVIKKSIEFNNPDKDDILDVISKVGGFDIAGLCGCFLGAAKNRVPIVIDGLISSVAALCAYRLNKNAREFMFPSHLSMEPGAEYIMKELNMRPFLHMEMRLGEGSGCPLAFNIIESALAVINNMKTFEELKMETDYLIDIR is encoded by the coding sequence ATGGATTTATTTAATGGAACATTAGAGAATATAGAACCATTGTATGATGACAAAATTGTTTTAGCCAAGAAGCGATTGGATTCTTTGGCAAAACCTATTGGTAGTCTTGGCGAACTAGAGGAAATATCTTGGAGGATGGCCGGGATAACTGGTAAGATAAATAATAATATAAAAAAGAAAAATACAATAATAATGTGTGCCGACAATGGAGTAATTGAAGAAGGTGTCAGTTCCTGTCCTAAAAATTTAACAGCCGTTGTAACAGAGAATTTCACTAAAGGTCTATCGGGAGTATGTGTCCTTTCTTCCCAGGCAAAAGCAGATATAACCATTGTAGATATAGGGGTGGACTATGATTTTAACAATAAGCATGTAATAAATAAAAAAATTGCCTATGGCACTAAAAATATGAAAAAGGGTCCGGCAATGACTAAAGAAGAAGCCATAAAGGCTATAGAAGTTGGGATAGAAATAGTAGATGATTTGGTAAAGAAAGGCTATAACCTTTTTGGTACAGGAGAAATGGGAATTGGAAATACATCTACCAGTACAGCAGTATTAAGTGTACTTTTAGATATGGATCCAGACTATTTATGCGGTAAAGGGTCTGGTATTACTGATAAAATGCTTGAAAATAAGAAAAATGTTATAAAAAAGTCTATAGAATTTAATAATCCGGATAAAGATGATATATTAGATGTAATATCAAAAGTAGGTGGATTTGACATTGCTGGATTATGTGGATGTTTTTTAGGAGCAGCAAAGAATAGAGTACCAATTGTCATAGATGGTCTTATATCATCTGTAGCTGCACTTTGTGCTTATAGATTGAATAAAAATGCCAGAGAATTTATGTTTCCATCTCATCTGTCAATGGAACCTGGAGCTGAATATATAATGAAGGAGCTTAATATGAGGCCATTTTTACATATGGAAATGAGACTAGGAGAAGGTTCAGGATGTCCACTGGCTTTTAATATAATAGAATCAGCACTGGCTGTGATTAATAATATGAAAACTTTTGAAGAATTGAAAATGGAAACAGATTATTTAATAGATATAAGGTGA
- a CDS encoding amidohydrolase, giving the protein MNIKAIAPKYKDYIVELRRHFHKYPEPSLQEFETSRKIRSELDKLGISYKISSNTGTGILATIEGGKKGKTIALRADIDALPITECNLINYKSKNTGYMHACGHDGHMASLLGAARILKEIQPDLSGTVKLIFQPGEEAGSGAKSLVTEGFLDGVDSVFGIHLVPDIDCGKISIEGGPRMASSDKFKITVKGKSGHGAKPNLAVDALVVASAIVLNLQSIVSREIDPLEPVVVSVGTMTAGTQYNVIADTAVLHGTTRCFNNEVRKNIPHAIKRVIQSTARSYKAEADLEYDFTVPPVINDYTLALMGRHAVEEILSIDAIAEKKTFLISEDFAEYLQEVPGVFALVGARNTEKDAIYSLHNDRFNIDEDALQIASSLYAEYAYEYLENSK; this is encoded by the coding sequence ATGAATATTAAAGCTATTGCACCAAAATATAAGGATTATATAGTAGAATTGAGAAGACATTTTCATAAATACCCTGAACCGAGTCTGCAGGAATTTGAAACTTCAAGAAAAATACGAAGCGAACTGGATAAATTGGGAATATCCTATAAAATATCCAGCAATACCGGTACAGGTATACTTGCAACCATCGAAGGTGGAAAAAAAGGTAAAACTATTGCTCTTCGTGCTGATATAGACGCCTTGCCTATTACCGAGTGTAACCTTATAAATTATAAATCAAAAAATACAGGATATATGCACGCTTGCGGTCATGATGGTCATATGGCTTCACTACTTGGAGCTGCACGAATACTAAAAGAAATACAACCTGATCTTAGTGGAACTGTTAAACTTATCTTTCAACCAGGAGAAGAAGCTGGAAGTGGAGCTAAATCTCTAGTTACCGAGGGCTTTTTAGATGGAGTTGATAGTGTATTTGGTATACATTTAGTTCCCGATATAGATTGTGGTAAAATATCTATTGAAGGTGGCCCTAGAATGGCTTCCTCAGATAAATTTAAAATAACCGTAAAGGGTAAAAGCGGACATGGTGCAAAGCCAAATTTAGCTGTAGATGCCCTAGTTGTAGCATCAGCCATAGTCTTAAATTTACAATCCATTGTAAGTAGGGAGATAGACCCTTTAGAACCAGTGGTAGTAAGTGTAGGTACCATGACTGCCGGAACTCAATATAATGTAATAGCAGATACAGCAGTACTGCATGGTACTACAAGATGTTTTAACAATGAGGTACGAAAAAATATTCCTCATGCTATAAAACGTGTAATTCAAAGTACAGCGAGATCTTATAAAGCCGAAGCAGATCTAGAATATGATTTTACTGTTCCACCAGTAATAAATGATTATACTCTTGCTTTAATGGGTAGACATGCTGTAGAAGAAATATTGTCTATAGATGCCATAGCTGAAAAAAAGACATTTTTAATATCTGAAGACTTCGCTGAATATCTTCAAGAAGTTCCTGGAGTTTTTGCATTAGTTGGTGCAAGAAATACTGAAAAAGATGCTATTTATTCACTGCACAATGACAGATTTAACATTGATGAGGATGCTCTTCAAATAGCTAGCAGTTTATATGCTGAATACGCTTATGAATATTTAGAAAATTCAAAATAG
- a CDS encoding PFL family protein gives MINNKDILETINMIEKENLDIRTITMGISLLDCCDPDGEKCRQKIYDKITTKAKDLVKIGEQIELEYGIPIIHKRISVTPIALVAQSSSDTDYVEYAKTLDKAAKTVGVNFIGGFSALVHKGCTPGDRILIKSIPEALAVTDRVCSSVNVGTSKVGINMNAVRDLGEIVKEAAYITKDNGSLGCAKLVIFANAVEDNPFMAGAFHGVGEADCVINVGVSGPGVIKSALENVKGETFDVVAETIKKTAFKITRVGQLVATEAAKRLDVPFGIVDLSLAPTPAVGDSVARILEEIGLEVCGCHGTTAALAMLNDAVKKGGIMASSHVGGLSGAFIPVSEDEGMIHAVEIGALNIEKLEAMTCVCSVGLDMIAIPGDTPASTISGMIADEMAIGVINNKTTAVRIIPVYGKSVGDRVEFGGLLGAAPVMAVSKFSSEDFIARGGRIPSPIHSFKN, from the coding sequence ATGATTAATAATAAAGACATACTTGAAACTATCAATATGATTGAAAAAGAAAATCTAGATATTAGAACAATAACTATGGGTATATCACTTTTAGATTGCTGCGATCCAGATGGTGAAAAGTGTAGACAAAAAATATATGATAAGATAACGACAAAAGCTAAGGATTTAGTTAAAATAGGTGAACAAATAGAACTTGAATATGGAATACCTATTATACATAAAAGAATATCAGTAACTCCAATAGCATTAGTTGCTCAAAGCAGCAGTGATACAGATTATGTAGAATATGCAAAAACTCTGGATAAAGCTGCAAAGACTGTAGGTGTTAACTTTATAGGTGGATTTTCTGCATTAGTTCATAAAGGATGCACACCTGGAGATAGAATACTTATAAAATCTATTCCAGAAGCATTAGCAGTTACAGATAGAGTTTGTTCTTCTGTAAATGTTGGAACTTCAAAAGTTGGAATAAACATGAATGCGGTAAGGGATTTAGGAGAAATAGTCAAAGAGGCAGCTTATATTACAAAAGATAATGGAAGTCTTGGATGTGCAAAACTTGTAATATTCGCTAATGCAGTTGAGGATAATCCTTTTATGGCAGGAGCATTTCATGGTGTAGGAGAAGCAGATTGTGTTATAAATGTAGGTGTCAGTGGTCCTGGAGTTATAAAATCAGCTTTAGAAAATGTAAAGGGAGAAACCTTTGATGTTGTAGCTGAAACTATAAAGAAAACTGCATTTAAAATAACAAGGGTTGGCCAATTGGTAGCTACTGAGGCTGCAAAAAGACTTGATGTACCTTTTGGAATAGTAGATTTATCTCTTGCACCTACTCCGGCAGTAGGTGACAGTGTAGCTAGAATACTTGAAGAAATAGGACTTGAGGTTTGTGGTTGTCATGGTACAACTGCTGCATTAGCTATGCTTAACGATGCAGTTAAAAAGGGTGGTATAATGGCCTCTTCACATGTAGGAGGACTAAGTGGCGCTTTCATTCCCGTAAGTGAAGATGAAGGTATGATACATGCTGTAGAAATTGGTGCATTAAATATAGAAAAGCTTGAAGCTATGACTTGTGTTTGCTCAGTAGGTCTTGATATGATTGCTATTCCAGGAGATACACCTGCATCAACTATTTCTGGAATGATTGCTGATGAAATGGCAATTGGAGTAATAAATAATAAAACCACAGCGGTAAGAATAATTCCCGTTTATGGAAAAAGCGTTGGTGACAGAGTTGAATTTGGCGGACTTTTAGGAGCTGCACCAGTAATGGCTGTAAGCAAATTCTCTAGTGAAGATTTTATTGCTAGAGGTGGAAGAATACCTTCACCAATCCACAGTTTTAAAAATTAA
- a CDS encoding ABC transporter ATP-binding protein, producing MSENNSKYSKENINMSRISGRSRIRRSKGPVEKPKKFKETLKRLWYYFGKQRKLLLIVFFITIVDAIITLLVPYLIGRAIDTIPIDGKVNFKILKIILLALIISYFLDAVLTFFQGWLMAGTAQHIVKNMRADLFKKFQKLPIVFFDGNTHGEIMSRVSNDVDNVSSTISQSTTQLMSGMITIIGSLIMMIILSPLLTLASMITVPLVFLLTRIIAKNTNVLFKNQQKELGRLNAKIEEAISGIYVVKAFNHENREIQEFEEINNDLYKVSLRAQIWSGYLMPLMNVINNIGFAVVAGVGGILAVKNIVTIGIIASFLSYSRQFSRPLNDLASIFNTLQSAVAGAERVFDTLEEKNEDEDAVDATILHNPKGNVIFQNVSFGYRKDLKILKNINFKVKFGTSVALVGPTGAGKTTIVNLLTRFYDVSAGKIFIDNKDIREYTRDSLRRCFGMVLQDTYLFTGTIKENIRYGKLDAADDQIRRAAIMAKADDFIRDLPKGYDTLLFESGSNLSQGQRQLLAIARAILSNPSILILDEATSSIDTRTEMKIQQAMSKLMEGRTSFIIAHRLSTIKDADVIMVIDNGQIIEKGNHDELIEKKGFYYDMYLSQVNSMEN from the coding sequence TTGTCAGAAAATAACAGCAAATATTCAAAAGAAAATATTAATATGTCCCGCATCAGTGGACGAAGCAGAATAAGAAGAAGTAAAGGTCCTGTAGAGAAACCAAAAAAATTTAAAGAAACTCTAAAAAGACTATGGTATTATTTCGGAAAACAACGAAAACTATTATTAATTGTATTTTTTATTACAATAGTTGATGCCATAATTACATTATTGGTTCCTTATTTAATAGGAAGGGCTATTGATACTATACCTATTGATGGCAAAGTTAATTTTAAAATACTTAAAATTATTTTACTTGCATTAATAATATCTTATTTTTTAGACGCAGTATTAACTTTTTTTCAAGGATGGCTTATGGCAGGAACAGCACAACATATAGTGAAAAATATGAGAGCAGATTTATTTAAAAAATTTCAAAAGCTTCCTATAGTATTTTTTGATGGAAATACTCATGGTGAAATTATGAGCAGAGTATCTAATGATGTAGACAATGTAAGCAGTACTATATCTCAATCAACTACACAGCTTATGTCTGGTATGATAACTATAATTGGATCACTGATTATGATGATTATTCTCAGCCCATTACTAACTTTAGCTAGTATGATTACTGTTCCCTTAGTATTTTTGCTAACTAGAATTATTGCTAAAAATACAAATGTTTTATTTAAAAACCAACAGAAAGAATTGGGAAGGTTAAATGCTAAAATAGAAGAAGCCATTTCTGGAATTTATGTAGTAAAGGCCTTTAATCATGAAAATAGAGAGATACAAGAATTTGAAGAAATTAATAATGATTTATATAAAGTATCTTTAAGAGCACAAATATGGTCTGGATATTTAATGCCTCTAATGAATGTAATCAACAATATTGGTTTTGCGGTGGTTGCAGGTGTAGGAGGAATTCTTGCAGTAAAAAATATTGTAACTATTGGTATTATAGCTAGTTTTTTAAGTTATTCAAGACAATTTTCAAGGCCCTTAAATGATCTAGCCAGTATATTTAACACTCTTCAATCTGCTGTAGCAGGAGCTGAACGGGTATTTGATACATTAGAAGAGAAAAATGAAGATGAGGATGCTGTAGATGCTACAATATTACATAATCCAAAGGGAAATGTAATATTTCAAAATGTTAGTTTTGGATATCGTAAAGATTTAAAAATTCTTAAGAATATAAATTTTAAAGTAAAATTTGGAACCAGTGTTGCTTTAGTGGGCCCTACAGGAGCAGGAAAAACCACTATAGTGAATTTACTTACAAGATTTTATGATGTTTCTGCAGGTAAAATATTTATAGACAACAAAGATATAAGAGAATATACTCGCGATAGTTTAAGAAGATGCTTTGGTATGGTACTTCAGGACACTTACTTATTTACGGGAACAATAAAGGAAAACATAAGATATGGAAAATTAGATGCTGCCGATGATCAAATAAGGAGAGCAGCTATTATGGCAAAAGCTGACGACTTTATAAGGGATTTACCTAAAGGTTATGATACTTTATTATTTGAAAGTGGGAGTAATTTGAGCCAAGGACAAAGACAACTTTTAGCTATTGCTAGAGCCATACTTTCCAATCCGTCTATATTAATTTTGGATGAAGCTACAAGCAGTATAGATACTAGAACTGAAATGAAAATACAACAGGCAATGTCAAAATTGATGGAAGGTAGAACAAGTTTTATTATAGCCCATAGATTAAGTACTATAAAAGATGCAGATGTTATTATGGTCATAGACAATGGACAAATTATTGAAAAGGGAAATCATGATGAACTTATAGAAAAAAAAGGTTTTTATTATGATATGTATCTTAGTCAAGTTAATAGTATGGAAAATTAG
- a CDS encoding ABC transporter ATP-binding protein translates to MGAFKKYIHKYWRGFLLAIVCLILEASCDLLQPTIMSKVIDIGVKNRQIDYVFKMGGIMLGVTALGALAACGRNFLSSSVSQKFSSDIRVDIFKKIQDFSLDNIDKFSKGSLITRITNDVTLLQNFANGLMRIFVKSPIVCIGSIIMALRLNIKLSVVLLGVIPIIALVIFLNMNIGYPYFIRVQRALDRVNNTVREYLSGVRVVKAFNRFDYETDKFKKINDDYSLLSASAMRIMSIFSPINGIIVNIGIIIILWIGAVNVNAGNMQVGQIIAFTNYMTQILFSIMIISSLFNMSVRARASAERIGEIFKEESTLKYNNIEDKEIKYKGRIDFEHVYFSYGNKDKPALKDINFTCMPGENVGIIGSTGSGKTTLVNLIPRFYDVTSGSVKIDGVDVKDMDKDNLMDRIAIVPQKSILFTGKVIDNIKWGKEDASLNEVIEASKISQAHEFILKFPEKYNVLIGQGGVNFSGGQKQRVAIARAVIKRTEILIMDDATSAVDVTTESKIRKSLKNYTKNFTLITIAQRITSVMGLDKIIVLDNGEIKGIGKHEELIKNCDAYKDIFYSQMGKEMISIVRK, encoded by the coding sequence ATGGGGGCTTTTAAGAAATATATACATAAATACTGGAGAGGATTTTTACTTGCGATAGTATGTCTTATATTAGAGGCCAGTTGTGATTTGCTGCAGCCAACTATAATGTCAAAAGTGATTGATATAGGTGTAAAGAATAGGCAAATAGATTATGTATTTAAAATGGGAGGAATAATGCTGGGAGTTACAGCATTAGGGGCTTTGGCTGCCTGTGGACGTAATTTCTTATCCAGCAGTGTTTCTCAAAAATTTTCATCAGATATAAGAGTAGATATATTTAAAAAAATACAAGATTTTTCTCTGGATAATATTGATAAATTCTCTAAGGGATCTCTTATAACAAGAATTACAAATGATGTGACTTTACTTCAAAATTTTGCTAATGGGCTCATGAGAATCTTTGTAAAATCACCTATTGTATGTATTGGAAGTATTATTATGGCTTTAAGGCTTAATATTAAACTTTCTGTAGTGCTACTTGGAGTAATTCCAATAATTGCTTTAGTTATATTTTTAAATATGAACATAGGATATCCCTATTTTATTAGAGTACAAAGAGCATTAGATAGAGTCAATAATACGGTTAGAGAATATCTTTCAGGAGTTAGAGTGGTAAAGGCATTTAATAGATTTGATTATGAAACAGATAAGTTTAAAAAAATAAATGATGATTATAGCCTTTTATCTGCTTCAGCAATGAGAATAATGTCTATATTTTCACCTATAAATGGCATTATTGTAAATATTGGAATAATTATAATATTGTGGATTGGAGCCGTTAATGTGAATGCAGGTAATATGCAAGTAGGTCAAATAATAGCTTTTACAAATTATATGACACAGATACTTTTCTCAATTATGATAATATCTTCATTATTTAATATGTCAGTGAGAGCTAGAGCCTCAGCAGAGCGTATAGGAGAAATATTTAAAGAAGAGAGTACTTTAAAATACAACAATATTGAAGATAAAGAAATTAAGTATAAAGGAAGAATTGATTTTGAGCATGTTTATTTTTCCTATGGTAATAAAGATAAACCAGCATTAAAGGACATAAATTTTACCTGTATGCCAGGAGAAAATGTAGGTATTATTGGATCTACAGGTTCGGGAAAGACAACTTTAGTCAATCTTATTCCGCGTTTTTATGATGTGACTTCTGGTAGTGTAAAGATAGATGGTGTGGATGTAAAAGATATGGATAAAGATAATTTGATGGATAGAATAGCTATAGTGCCGCAAAAGTCTATATTATTTACAGGGAAGGTCATAGATAATATAAAATGGGGAAAAGAAGATGCATCCTTAAATGAAGTCATAGAAGCATCCAAGATCTCACAGGCTCATGAATTTATTTTGAAATTTCCAGAGAAATACAATGTACTTATTGGTCAAGGAGGAGTTAATTTTTCAGGAGGACAAAAACAGCGTGTAGCCATAGCAAGAGCAGTAATTAAAAGAACTGAAATACTTATAATGGATGATGCTACTAGTGCGGTAGATGTTACTACAGAGAGTAAAATAAGAAAATCATTAAAAAATTATACAAAAAATTTTACCCTCATAACAATAGCTCAGCGTATTACTTCTGTTATGGGATTGGACAAAATAATTGTACTTGATAATGGTGAAATAAAGGGAATTGGAAAACATGAGGAACTTATTAAAAATTGTGATGCATATAAAGACATTTTCTATTCTCAAATGGGAAAGGAGATGATATCTATTGTCAGAAAATAA